The window CTGCAGTGTGGCCAGTGGCGAATCGACCTCCTCCAGTTCGCGATTGTGGATCTGGACGAGGACTCCCACCCATGGCTGCGCCGGCATGGCCCGACGACGAACGGTGTAGTCCAGCCCAAGTGAATCGATCAGCGAGGACCCCTGTGCCGCGTCCGCGTCTTGACGCGCACGCTCGTGGGCGACGAGTGCTCTGTGTCGACCGACGACGGAATCGATACGGTCCGGGTTGTTCAACACCTCGGCAACGGTGTCCAGGGAGAGGCCGACGTTGCGCAGTGCCCGGATTGTCGCGGCCTGCCGCAGCTGTGTCGGCGAGTAAATGCGGTAGCCGTTCGTAGTGACGTCGGCTGGTTTGAGCAGATCGATGTCGCCGTAGTGACGGAGGGCCTTCACGGTCAGACCCGAGGCGAGGGCGAATTCTCCGATGCGCATCATGTGCTGCGAGGCTCCCTAAGTCCGTTTCGGTATGTGATGACAATTCTCGGGTCTCCTGCAACAGGAGAGTCAAATCGAAGGTTGCAAGGTTACGCGGCAGCCAGTTCCGGGCCCCGAACTACCGATCCGGACGGACCCAACAAGTGACGGCTGTGCTCGGCTGACCTGGGTCGGCCGGGTTCGGTCGAGTCCTGTGGACCTACGTATCCTTCAGCTCCGTTCCGAACGGTCGGAGCCGCAGGCGATGCACGTCCAAGGGCCGCGAGTGGCAGCCTGGAGCTAAACTCCGTGACTATGAGCGATCAGTGCCTGTTCTGCAGCATCGTTGCCGGCAACGTCCCGAGCGTGAAAGTAGCCGAGGACGATACGACATACGCCTTCATGGACATCAACCCGGGCTCTGACGGTCACATGCTTGTCATACCGAAACGGCACAGTAAAGATCTCTTCGAGATCCCGGCCGACGACCTGACCGCAGTCACCCTGGCAGCGCAGCGCATCGCCAAGGCAGCCGTTGCGGAGTTCGATGCAGACGGGGTGAACCTGCTCAACTGCTGTGGCGCCGACGCCTGGCAGACAGTGTTCCACTTCCACCTGCACGTGATTCCGAGATACGTCGACAAGACCAGGGACCGATTGGTGCTGCCCTGGCAACCGGGAACCCCAGGCGACATCGAGGCGATCGTCACTTTGGGCAGCCGACTATCCGCCACCCTGGACGGCCGACTTTCCGCCACCCTGGATTGACTCTGACTTTGCACCGACTCCGCGTGGAACGGTGGCTCACGCGCCGAGGAAACACTCGGCCCCGGCCGATCGATCGCGTTGTCGCGGAGCATCGCCCACTGCAGGTTCAGCCTCCGCCCGGCGAGCGCGAGAACAGCCTGCTTGTGCCGCTTTCCTTCGGATCATTTGCGCGCGTAGTAGATCTGCGATGCCACAACAACGTCGAAAACTCAAGCGCTCAGAGAGGTAGAACGACCGCAGCAGGGGTTGATCGTATCGGCGTGGGCGCCGCAGGTTTCCGCTCACGCCAATACGAATCGCGGGGTACCGGAGCCAATCCCGCAATACCAGCGAGCCCTATCTGCGGTGTCGAACACGGCGAGATCACCTCCGTGTGATCGTGTCTGCGGGACCCTTCCTCGATGTCAAGATTGAGCTCGGCCATCTCCGTATCGACCTTCATGACCCGAACTGTCATCTTCGCGACCGAGCTCGCCGCCACGTCCTGTCTCGCAATACGGTCATGCTACGACTGCGCGGCTTCGACGGCCTTCGCCGCGATGCGAGCAGCGTTGTAGGCCTTACGTTCCCGCAACCACGACACCAACCACCTCAACCTGTAAGAACCCGTCAACACACTCCGCAGAACATTCAACTGAGAACTACGCACCCCGCACCGTCGACTCGATTCAGCTGCCCGCGGCGCAGCCACGCCTCCGGCGATCAACCTCAGGGGACAGGCTCGCGTGTTGATGACTTGCCGGGTCCTTCGCTGCGTGACTTCACCCAAAGAGGGCCGAAAAGCAGCCACCCAATAGTGATGGCACCGACCGGGGTAAGCGTTGCACGCAATTCGTTTCCCTGCTCGGGATCTGCGACCGTCGCGGCAAGCCCGTAGGCCACCGCAAGCGCAATTGCGGCCGCACACAACCACTTCAGCCACGCTCGCATCTCATACGCAAACGCCTCGGGCCCCGTCTTCGGACGCTTCACCGGAGGTGGCCCACCAGCGAATTTGTGGGCGAACCGCACGTCCAGAGCCTTCACCGTGGAGTGCGCGAACATGACCGTCCATCCGAGGTAGATCCCGACGAGGCGGTGCGCGGACCCGACTTCTCCACCGCGATACATGTCGATAGCGACGACGGCAAGCAACAACAGATCCAGTACCGGCAGCATCGACAAGACCACCGAGGATGTGCGCCGCAGTCGCAACAGGTAGCGGACGGCAAGACCCCCGATGACCAGTACCCAGAATCCGATCTCGCAGGCGACGATCATCGTGAGAATCGGATTGCCGGACGCGCCGGCGTCCACGGCAAGATCACTCACTTTTCCGTACTCCCCTTGTGACTGCACGGGCATCGCCCGCTGGCATCTTCGATCACCCTGCCTGCAGCGACAGAATCAGGCGTCGCGGCGATTCACCACCGCGATACTCACCCCAAAAACCACGAACACGAAAACCGCGAAATAGATCAGACTGCCCCAGGGACCCCAGTGGAAGTCGATGCCACCGCCCGCGGAGCCGAGAAAGTGGTTTGCATTCATGAACGGCAGGAACGGCATGATCGTCTCCCCCACACTGCCGAACAGGTTGAACAGGTTCTCGATGAGCAAGGGCCACAACAGCAGTAGCGCGATCGCACCCGCAGACTGCCGGAGCAGCGCTCCCACCCCTACAGCTAGAACCACACAGAAGAATGCGTAGATCGGTGTGCCGTAGATGAGCCGCCAGTTCTCGTCGTCGGACAGGGTCAGGAATCGTCCGGCATCGCCTGCTGTGGCTTTCGTGATTGCGAAGGCCCCGAACGACAGCGCAAGGGTCAGCACAACGCCGAAAGCACCGATGAGGCCGGCTTTGGCGATAAGCACCGAAGCCCGGTTCGGGACGGCTTGGAACGTGGTTCTGATGGTCCCGAAGCGGTATTCGCTGGTGATCGCGAGGGCTGCCATGATCATGAGGACCAGCACACCGAATCCGGTAACTCCGCTCAGTGCCCCCTGCACGGTCGGCATAAGCGCACCACCTGAACTCTGGAGCGATGACTTCGCTGTAATACCGAAAACCGCAGCGATCCCCAACCCGAGCACAATGATGATGATCGTGCACCACAGCGGCGATTTGGTCGTGGTGATCTTGATTCGTTCAGCACTGAGAACAGCCATTACAGTGCACCTCCCATAACCTTCTGAGCGCCGTCGGCAACGGTCGCATGATATTGGACATCGTCACCGGTCAACTTCATGAACGCTTCCTCCAACGATCCGCGCTGAGCAGCCAACTCGTGCAACACAATTCCCTGTGCACCCGCCAAGCTGCCCACGATTTCGGTGGTGGAATCGACAACGACCAACGCCGGAACAACACTCGAACCGTCTTCGCGCACAGTCAAACCCTGCGATGTCAGCACACTGCGCAACGCGTCGAGCTGAGGACTACGCACGCGCACAGTCGACTCGGACGAGCGATCCACGAACTCCGCGACAGTAGAATCCGAGATCAACCGGCCACGGCCGATGACAACCAATTGTTCTGCGGTCAAAGCCATTTCCGACAGCAGGTGGCTCGACACCAGAACCGTACGTCCCTCGGCAGCCAAACTCTGCATGAACTTACGGATCCAGACGATGCCCTCCGGATCGAGACCATTGACCGGCTCGTCGAACAACAGCACCTTCGGGTCACCCAACAACGCACCGGCCAGGCCGAGTCGCTGAGACATACCGAGCGAGAATCCGCCGGCCTTCTTTCCCGCTACCTCGGACAGTCCCACCAGGGCGAGAACCTCGTCGACGCGGGACATCGGGATCCCGTTCGATGCGGCCATCCACTGCAGGTGCGCACGGGCACTGCGATTGGGATGAACCCACTTCGCGTCGAGCAAAGCTCCGACGGTACGCAGCGGATCCTTCAGATCGCGGTACTTCTTTCCGTCGATCAGAGCCTGCCCCGACGTCGGCTGATCCAATCCCAGAATCATCCGCATCGTGGTGGACTTGCCGGCGCCGTTGGGTCCGAGGAACCCCGTGACGATGCCGGGACGGACGGTGAACGTCAGATCGTCCACCGCTTTTGTCGGACCGTAAACCTTGGTCAATCCCCTCAGTTCAATCAAAAACAAACACCCCCGCGATTAGCGCCGTCTCGATTGTCCGGACGACCGTACACATCAACCTAGAGCAAAGACTCCCAGCATTGCTATCAAGCAACAGCACATGCAGAATCAGTTCGGTGCATCGCAGAACGGCAGAGCAACGAATGACCCCTATGCATTGCGGTCGCGCCGAGACGACAGTGAAAAGTTTTACCCACCAAAAGGATTAGTCCGAAAGGACTAGGTGCAGTCCCGATCGCTGTTCTTACGAAGGCTCGATCCAATGATGTTCAGATCCGCCGCGGCGCCTACTCAACAACCGGCGACCGTGTACCACCACCCTGCCCTAACCCGACACGACCACAGATCCGGACACCATGACCGCACAGACCGAACCAACACCCGACGACGTGGTATCCGCAGCGAAAACCTTGCATGCACTCACCGCAATACCTGACCACTCGGCCCGGTGGTCGCACACGGCGGAACCAACACAATGGACCGCGGCGCACACCATCGAGCACATCAGCGATGCACTGCTTTTCTACAGCAGCCAAGTAGCAAGACGAGCCGGCAGCCGACTACCAGTCCTACGCAACGGTCGTGATGCCCCCGCATCCGAACATCTCGACAACGTCCTCTCGGCCGCACACGTCCTCGCGGCACTACTCCGCGACCTCGGCGACGAACGTGCGTTCCACCCCAGCGGAACAGCCGACGCTGCAGGGTGGGCCGGCATGGCTGTCACCGAAATACTGGTCCACGGCACCGACGCAGCACGCGCCGTAGGCGTGCAACTGGATCTACCCGAAAATGTATGTGCGAGAACAGTATCGCGAGCGTTTCCTTGGATCGACCCAACGATGGCCGATGCGCCCGAACTGCTTCTTGCCATCACCGGCAGAACATCCGTCAAAGGCATTCAGTCTGATCCCGATTGGTGGTGGCAATCAGCCCCACTCACCGAATGGAACGGCCTCCCAGCGCGGCGCGACGTCAAACCTGGATGGAGCTGACGCTTCTATGCCGGCCAACTAACAGCCCTCCCGACACCGAACGTCAGGAAGACCCTTCGAGCCCGGATTCCACCACTTCAGCGAGACGGTCCAGAGCATCCAGAATATCGGCCCGTGCCTCGCCGAGTCCGGAAAAAAGCTTGCCGTGAGCGTCGAGTTCGCGAGGGAAAATCTGATCAATCGCGGCCTTTCCCGACTCAGTCATCAGGATCAGCGCCGAACGCCGATCCGAAGGATTCTGGACACGCGCAATGAGATCGCGTTTCTCAAGTCTAGCTAGCGCCTTGCTCACACCGGCACGGGACATACTCAGAAGTTCCGCGAGCCGGATCGCGGTTACCGACTCCTCCGCATATCGCAGGGGGACAAGGAGTTCCACTTCTGCCGTGGTGAGTTCGGCATCGACATAGATAGGCTCAACTGCCAGCTCGAGCAGCCCTGTGATGCGCTTGAGTTGAGCGACGATCTCCATTGCCGAGGTGTCAAGATCAGGGTTGAAGCTGTCCCAGAGCATGCAGGTGCGCTCTCTGAGTGAGGGTTCGGACATCGCCACCAACTTTTGTTAACTAGTAAACAATCTGATACTTTTTCAGCCTAGCTCATTCCGCAGGCCACACCGATTTCGCAGAGCGCCAGCCGGGAACGGACACGAATGGAACAAACCTGCAACATCGCGCTTCGGCGCGTCCGGCGCGCAACCTGCAGCCAGGGAACTGTCCCTCAGAATTGCGATGCCACACAAACGAACACAGACACCAACGGGGGAATCATGAACAAGTACGACGTAGTGGTCATCGGCGGCAGCGCCGCCGGATTAAGCGCGGCAACCGTCTTGGCACGAGCACTCCGCAAGGTACTCGTGATCGATGCCTGCGAACCCCGCAACGCCCCAGCTGCGCATCTGCATGGCTTCTTGTCGCGAGACGGGATGACACCAGACGCACTGCTCGCTGCGGGACGCGACGAGGTCCTTTCGTTCGGCGGCGAAGTCATCCAGGGCAGGGCTACAAGCCTGGTCCGAGGAGCTGACGATGACGGTTTCGTCGTCCACTGCGACGACGAAACCGTCATCGAAGCAAGGACTGTTCTGGTAGCGACGGGTCTGCACGATGAATTGCCCGACATCGCAGGACTGCGCGAGCAGTGGGGCATCGATGTACTGCACTGCCCGTACTGCCACGGATACGAAGTGAGAAACACTTCGATCGGCGTACTCGGTGGAGACAATCGACCGTTCACGATGCATCAGGCACTACTGATCCGTCAGTGGTCAGGCGATGTGACGTTCTTCCCGAATCAGATTGTCCTCGACGACATAGAGCGAGAGCGGTTGACTGCGCGCGGAATTCGCATAATCGAAGGCGATATCTCACAGGTCGTGACGAAAGACGGAGGGGCGACGGGGATCGAACTCGCAGACGGCCGCATCGAGAGCCGAGAGATTGTTTTCGTCGGGCCGAGTTTCACGCCGAACGACGAATTGCTGACGGGACTGGGGTGCACCGTCGGCGAGAACGGCTGGGTTACCGTGGATCCCGCCGGAGGAACCAGCATTCCCGGCGTGTGGGCTGCAGGCAATGTCGTCGATTCGCCTGCTCAGTTGATTACCGCCGCCGGCGCCGGGTCCAAGGCTGCGATCGCGCTCAATCACTACCTGCTCGCGCAGGACGTGGACCTCGCTGTCGCAGCAGCAAATAAACTGATCGGCGACCGTTAGCGCCTACGCCGGTAGTCCGTTTTCCCCGATACGTGTATCCCGCGATATCAACCTGTGGCCTCAACAAAGACGTGGGTCACACGAGTTCGAGCCTCCGGGCCATGTCAGATACGAACACGCCTGTCGGATCCACGGATCGGCGGATCTTGATCCACTCGTCGATCCGCGGATACATCGCATGGAACGTCTCAGCCGTCGCACGCGAATCCTTCGCGGTGTAAAGCCTGCCGCCGAACTCGAGAACACGCCGGTCCAGCGCAGTCACGAACTCAGCCAACCCCGCCTTGATCGGGAAGTCGAAAGCCACGTTCCAGCCTGCCATCGGAAAACTCAACGGCGCAGGATTGCCGTCACCGAACAGCTTGAAGACATTGAGCGCAGAGTAATGACCGGACGTCTGGATGTCGCGGATGATGCTCTTGAATTCCGCTACCGCTTCCACCGGTAGCACGAACTGATATTGCAGGAAACCCTTCGATCCGTACGCGCGGTTCCATTCACCGATCAGGTCCAGTGGATGGTAGAACTGCGTCAAATTTTGGACCTTGCCGGTGTAGTTCCCACCGGTACGGTAGTAGAACTCTCCGATCGCGGTGGCAGAGAGCTTGTTCATCAGCCCGTTGGGAAAGATGTCGGGTGTCGTGAACAGTTGTGGTGCATCGAATTTCAGGGGATTCTTCTGCAACTTTTTCGGAAGTTGATCGATAGTGGCGAGCGAGCCTCTGGTGATGGAGGCTCGGCCGAGTTTCGGCGGTGCGCTGACCGCGTCAAACCATGCACTGGAATACGTGAAGTTCGATTCGCGTCCATTGCTGTGGAATTCGACTGTTTCGTCGAGACTTGCTGTGAGCGTCCCGTCGTTGACGAAGTACGCGGTCTCCGTCGGTGTCATCTCAAGGGTTACGCGAAGGATGATGCCGGTCAGTCCGACGCCGCCGACAGTAGCCCAGAACAGTTTCGACGTTCGGCCCTTCGGTTTCAGCGTCCGGATCGTGCCGTCGGCGGTGAGCAGATCCATCGAACGGACGTGGTTTCCGAAGCTTCCTTCGGTGTGATGGTTCTTGCCGTGAATATCGCAGGCGATGGCGCCGCCGATCGTGACCTGACGTGTTCCGGGAAGGACCGGTACCCACAATCCGAAAGGCAACGCGGCGCGCATCAGTTGGTCCAGGGAGACACCGGCGTCGAGGTCGACGAGGCGTGTGCCAGCGTCGATCTTGTGGATGCGGCGCAAAGCTGTCATGTCGATGACCAGACCGCCGGTGTTCTGGGCGTTGTCTCCGTACGAGCGGCCCAGCCCGCGGGCGATGACACCGCGCCGCAGATGTGCCGGTTTGTCGGCGTTGTCCTCGGCCACCCGGGCCACCGCTGTGGCGATCAACTCGATGTCGGCAGTAGGGAGCACCTGCGAGGTGGTGCGGGCGGTCCTACCCCATCCGGTGAGACTTCTGGACGTGGTCGGGAACAGTTCAGTAGCGGTGTCGGACACAGAATCCGAGGCTACATGTCGCAGGAAGCAGGTACCTGCCATTCTCGAAACAGTCCTTCCCCACTGATCTCATCCTCCGATTTTTGCGAAGTTCTGAGGAAGGCATAGGCAGAACGGATGGCCCGCGGGATCGAGGAGTACGCGGCATCGCTCGGGTGCGGACTGTTCGGACGCGATTCGAGCCCCAAGCCGAACGGCCTCAGCTTCCCCGGCATCCAGATCCGCTACGACGAGGTCGAAGTGGATCTGTTTCGGCACCGTACTTTCGGGCCAGGACGGTTCGCGGTGATCTGGCACGCGCATCATCGTCAGCATGCCTTGCGGGATCTTCACGGCAACGAACTTCTCACTGGAGTAGGTGATTTCTCCGTCGAGCAAGTCACGCCAGAACGCAGCCAGAGTTGACGGATCGTCACAGTCGAGTGTTATCGAACCCAGATGCGCAACGGCCATACACGGGAGGCTACCCGGCGCAAGGATAGCGGATAGCGGATAGCAAAAACGAATATTACCGTCGATAACCCGAGTCCGGGAGGCTGGCACATCGTTTCGATATCGCTGTGTTGCAACGACCTCTGGACTCCACCCCTTTTGAACCTACCGCGGCGCCGGTACCTCGGAGGTCGTTCGGGGACTCCTCACAGGTGTTAAGGGCGATACGGTCGAACTGGATCCGGTGACTTCCGAGGTGGTCACAGATGCCGAGGAAGGCACACTCGAACTCGGCGACTTCGACACTCCCACAATAGGAGTGCTCCCTGGGACAACCTTTCCATGGTATGGAACAGCGTTCGCAATTGATTCACGCATCTCCCGGACAGCCTGCGGCTCATCCTTGAAGGCACCTCGGGAC of the Rhodococcus sp. OK302 genome contains:
- a CDS encoding MerR family transcriptional regulator; its protein translation is MMRIGEFALASGLTVKALRHYGDIDLLKPADVTTNGYRIYSPTQLRQAATIRALRNVGLSLDTVAEVLNNPDRIDSVVGRHRALVAHERARQDADAAQGSSLIDSLGLDYTVRRRAMPAQPWVGVLVQIHNRELEEVDSPLATLQTALVEAGHTIAGPWWTTLRQTADAEVVDVVFCWPTTHLPVEPIRIAGAVVESGTLPACGELFVTLETSDDDSDLDDLGGEAAHIAIVERAHREGLNLVHGNVRQIGVLTEDGTPEAIELVIALE
- a CDS encoding HIT family protein, whose amino-acid sequence is MSDQCLFCSIVAGNVPSVKVAEDDTTYAFMDINPGSDGHMLVIPKRHSKDLFEIPADDLTAVTLAAQRIAKAAVAEFDADGVNLLNCCGADAWQTVFHFHLHVIPRYVDKTRDRLVLPWQPGTPGDIEAIVTLGSRLSATLDGRLSATLD
- a CDS encoding ABC transporter permease, with the protein product MAVLSAERIKITTTKSPLWCTIIIIVLGLGIAAVFGITAKSSLQSSGGALMPTVQGALSGVTGFGVLVLMIMAALAITSEYRFGTIRTTFQAVPNRASVLIAKAGLIGAFGVVLTLALSFGAFAITKATAGDAGRFLTLSDDENWRLIYGTPIYAFFCVVLAVGVGALLRQSAGAIALLLLWPLLIENLFNLFGSVGETIMPFLPFMNANHFLGSAGGGIDFHWGPWGSLIYFAVFVFVVFGVSIAVVNRRDA
- a CDS encoding ABC transporter ATP-binding protein, with protein sequence MIELRGLTKVYGPTKAVDDLTFTVRPGIVTGFLGPNGAGKSTTMRMILGLDQPTSGQALIDGKKYRDLKDPLRTVGALLDAKWVHPNRSARAHLQWMAASNGIPMSRVDEVLALVGLSEVAGKKAGGFSLGMSQRLGLAGALLGDPKVLLFDEPVNGLDPEGIVWIRKFMQSLAAEGRTVLVSSHLLSEMALTAEQLVVIGRGRLISDSTVAEFVDRSSESTVRVRSPQLDALRSVLTSQGLTVREDGSSVVPALVVVDSTTEIVGSLAGAQGIVLHELAAQRGSLEEAFMKLTGDDVQYHATVADGAQKVMGGAL
- a CDS encoding MarR family winged helix-turn-helix transcriptional regulator, whose protein sequence is MSEPSLRERTCMLWDSFNPDLDTSAMEIVAQLKRITGLLELAVEPIYVDAELTTAEVELLVPLRYAEESVTAIRLAELLSMSRAGVSKALARLEKRDLIARVQNPSDRRSALILMTESGKAAIDQIFPRELDAHGKLFSGLGEARADILDALDRLAEVVESGLEGSS
- a CDS encoding NAD(P)/FAD-dependent oxidoreductase, with protein sequence MNKYDVVVIGGSAAGLSAATVLARALRKVLVIDACEPRNAPAAHLHGFLSRDGMTPDALLAAGRDEVLSFGGEVIQGRATSLVRGADDDGFVVHCDDETVIEARTVLVATGLHDELPDIAGLREQWGIDVLHCPYCHGYEVRNTSIGVLGGDNRPFTMHQALLIRQWSGDVTFFPNQIVLDDIERERLTARGIRIIEGDISQVVTKDGGATGIELADGRIESREIVFVGPSFTPNDELLTGLGCTVGENGWVTVDPAGGTSIPGVWAAGNVVDSPAQLITAAGAGSKAAIALNHYLLAQDVDLAVAAANKLIGDR
- a CDS encoding FAD-binding oxidoreductase, which gives rise to MAGTCFLRHVASDSVSDTATELFPTTSRSLTGWGRTARTTSQVLPTADIELIATAVARVAEDNADKPAHLRRGVIARGLGRSYGDNAQNTGGLVIDMTALRRIHKIDAGTRLVDLDAGVSLDQLMRAALPFGLWVPVLPGTRQVTIGGAIACDIHGKNHHTEGSFGNHVRSMDLLTADGTIRTLKPKGRTSKLFWATVGGVGLTGIILRVTLEMTPTETAYFVNDGTLTASLDETVEFHSNGRESNFTYSSAWFDAVSAPPKLGRASITRGSLATIDQLPKKLQKNPLKFDAPQLFTTPDIFPNGLMNKLSATAIGEFYYRTGGNYTGKVQNLTQFYHPLDLIGEWNRAYGSKGFLQYQFVLPVEAVAEFKSIIRDIQTSGHYSALNVFKLFGDGNPAPLSFPMAGWNVAFDFPIKAGLAEFVTALDRRVLEFGGRLYTAKDSRATAETFHAMYPRIDEWIKIRRSVDPTGVFVSDMARRLELV
- a CDS encoding VOC family protein encodes the protein MAVAHLGSITLDCDDPSTLAAFWRDLLDGEITYSSEKFVAVKIPQGMLTMMRVPDHREPSWPESTVPKQIHFDLVVADLDAGEAEAVRLGARIASEQSAPERCRVLLDPAGHPFCLCLPQNFAKIGG